In Quercus robur chromosome 10, dhQueRobu3.1, whole genome shotgun sequence, a genomic segment contains:
- the LOC126701997 gene encoding uncharacterized GPI-anchored protein At4g28100, giving the protein MSSNPPFFTFFLVFFLSILLPTFLGLPNPDPASIQSFLPNPSPQATIPAFPEQSNVVGCPLDLPDELFHGINTACSATDGQLHHSRCCPVLAAWLYSAYSSTALGRASRVSSTANSTTPSYDMPLLPDDSETCVEDLGKALKGRGIELTRPNETCDLVYCYCGIRLHPLSCPEAFSVNQQGKLVGDENVKRLEKDCLSSSTNVNEFPGLGGCSKCLNSLYLLNKKKTFNSSKSEDRTTKMHNKDCQLMGMTWLLAKNRTAYIHTVSAVLRAIMLSKDGSDPQSCTLNSDGMPLAVDSYEISSHSSSNTLRAPIFSMLSFCLLYMFCIVLSTHFY; this is encoded by the exons atgtcctCCAACCCACCtttctttactttcttcttAGTTTTCTTCCTCTCAATTCTCTTGCCCACTTTTCTGGGTCTTCCCAACCCGGACCCGGCTTCAATCCAATCATTCCTCCCAAACCCATCTCCACAAGCAACAATTCCTGCATTCCCTGAACAATCCAATGTAGTTGGGTGCCCATTAGACCTCCCAGATGAGCTTTTCCATGGCATAAACACTGCTTGTAGTGCCACCGATGGTCAGCTCCATCATAGCCGATGCTGTCCTGTACTTGCTGCTTGGCTCTACTCAGCTTACTCTTCCACAGCCCTTGGAAGAGCAAGTAGAGTTAGCAGCACAGCCAATAGCACCACCCCATCCTATGACATGCCACTTCTGCCTGATGATTCAGAAACATGTGTGGAGGACTTGGGAAAAGCACTCAAGGGAAGAGGAATTGAGTTAACAAGACCCAATGAGACTTGTGACTTGGTGTACTGTTATTGTGGAATAAGGTTACACCCATTGAGTTGTCCTGAAGCTTTTTCAGTGAACCAGCAAGGGAAGCTTGTTGGGGATGAGAATGTGAAGAGGTTAGAGAAAGATTGCTTGAGTAGTAGCACCAATGTGAATGAATTCCCAGGTCTTGGTGGGTGCTCCAAGTGCTTGAATAGTCTCTATCTG cttaacaaaaagaaaactttcAATTCAAGCAAATCAGAGGACAGGACCACCAAAATGCACAACAAAGATTGTCAACTAATGGGTATGACATGGCTCCTTGCCAAGAATCGAACGGCATACATTCACACAGTTTCAGCAGTCTTACGAGCTATCATGTTGAGCAAAGATGGTTCCGATCCCCAGTCGTGCACTCTCAACAGCGATGGAATGCCTCTAGCCGTTGATTCGTATGAAATCTCCAGTCATTCATCATCAAACACCCTTAGAGCACCCATTTTCAGCATGTTATCATTTTGTTTGCTATATATGTTTTGCATTGTATTGTCCACCCATTTTTACTAG